From one Phocoena sinus isolate mPhoSin1 chromosome 6, mPhoSin1.pri, whole genome shotgun sequence genomic stretch:
- the SLC27A4 gene encoding long-chain fatty acid transport protein 4: protein MLLGASLVGLLLFSKLVLKLPWTQVGFSLLFLYLGSGGWRFVRVFVKTIRRDVFGGIVLLKVKAKVRRYLQERRTVPILFASTVQRHPDKTALIFEGTDTHWTFCQLDDYSSGVANFLQARGLASGDVVALFMENCNEFVGLWLGMAKLGVEAALINTNLRRDALRHCLTSSQARALIFGSEMAPAVLEICASLDPSISLFCTGPWEASTVPAGTEHLDPLLEDAPKHLPSRPNKGFVDKLFYIYTSGTTGLPKAAIVVHSRYYRMAALVYYGFRMRPDDIIYDCLPLYHSAGNIVGVGQCLLHGMTVVIRKKFSASRFWDDCIKYNCTIVQYIGELCRYLLNQPPREAENRHRVRMALGNGLRQSIWTNFCSRFHVSQVAEFYGATECNCSLGNFDGQVGACGFNSRILSFVYPIRLVRVNEDTMELIRGPDGVCLPCQPGEPGQLVGAIVQQDPLRRFDGYLNQGANNKKIAKDVFKKGDQAYLTGDVLVMDELGYLYFRDRTGDTFRWKGENVSTTEVEGALSRLLAMADVAVYGVEVPGTEGRAGMAAVANPSGSCDLEHLAQLLEKELPPYARPIFLRFLPELHKTGTFKLQKTDLRKEGFDPTAVKDPLFYLDVRKRRYVPLDQEAYTRIQAGEEKL, encoded by the exons ATGCTGCTTGGGGCGTCTCTGGTGGGGCTGCTGCTGTTCTCCAAGCTGGTGCTGAAACTGCCCTGGACCCAAGTAGGGTTCTCCCTGCTGTTCCTCTACCTGGGGTCTGGCGGCTGGCGCTTCGTCCGAGTCTTCGTCAAGACCATCAGGCGTGATGTCTT CGGCGGCATAGTGCTCCTGAAGGTGAAGGCCAAGGTCCGACGCTACCTGCAGGAGCGGCGCACGGTGCCCATCTTGTTCGCCTCCACGGTCCAGCGCCACCCGGACAAGACGGCCCTGATCTTCGAGGGCACGGACACCCACTGGACCTTCTGCCAGCTGGATGACTACTCAAGCGGCGTGGCCAACTTCCTGCAGGCGCGGGGCCTGGCCTCGGGCGACGTGGTCGCCCTCTTCATGGAGAACTGCAATGAGTTTGTGGGCCTGTGGCTGGGCATGGCCAAGCTGGGCGTGGAGGCGGCGCTCATCAACACCAACCTCCGGCGGGACGCGCTGCGCCACTGCCTGACCTCCTCCCAGGCCCGGGCCCTCATCTTTGGCAGCGAGATGGCCCCAG CTGTCCTTGAGATCTGTGCCAGCCTGGACCCCTCCATCAGCCTCTTCTGCACCGGTCCCTGGGAGGCCAGCACAGTGCCCGCCGGCACAGAGCACCTGGACCCCCTGCTAGAAGACGCCCCTAAGCACCTGCCCAGCCGCCCCAACAAGGGCTTCGTAG ataagcTCTTCTACATCTACACGTCAGGCACCACAGGGCTGCCCAAAGCTGCCATCGTGGTGCACAGCAG gtATTACCGCATGGCTGCCCTGGTGTACTACGGCTTCCGCATGCGGCCCGACGACATCATCTACGACTGTCTCCCCCTCTACCACTCTGCAG GAAACATCGTGGGAGTCGGGCAGTGCCTGCTCCATGGCATGACGGTGGTGATCCGGAAGAAGTTCTCAGCTTCCCGCTTCTGGGACGATTGTATCAAATACAACTGCACA ATTGTGCAGTACATCGGCGAGCTCTGCCGCTACCTCCTGAACCAGCCACCCCGGGAGGCGGAAAACCGGCACCGGGTGCGCATGGCACTCGGCAACGGCCTCCGGCAGTCCATCTGGACCAACTTTTGTAGCCGCTTCCACGTTTCCCAGGTGGCCGAGTTTTACGGGGCCACTGAGTGCAACTGCAGCCTGGGCAACTTCGACGGCCAG GTGGGGGCCTGTGGATTCAACAGCCGCATCCTGTCTTTCGTGTACCCCATCCGGCTGGTTCGTGTCAACGAGGACACCATGGAGCTGATCCGGGGGCCTGATGGCGTTTGCCTTCCATGCCAGCCAG GTGAGCCGGGCCAGCTGGTGGGCGCCATCGTGCAGCAGGACCCCCTGCGGCGCTTCGACGGCTACCTCAACCAGGGCGCCAACAACAAGAAGATCGCCAAGGATGTCTTCAAGAAGGGGGACCAGGCCTACCTCACCG GCGACGTGCTGGTGATGGACGAGCTGGGCTACCTGTACTTTCGGGACCGCACAGGGGACACCTTCCGCTGGAAAGGCGAGAACGTGTCCACCACGGAGGTGGAGGGTGCGCTCAGCCGCCTGCTGGCCATGGCCGACGTGGCTGTGTATGGCGTCGAGGTGCCAG GAACCGAGGGCCGGGCCGGCATGGCCGCTGTGGCCAACCCCTCTGGCAGCTGTGACCTGGAGCACTTAGCCCAGCTCCTAGAGAAGGAGCTGCCCCCGTACGCCCGCCCCATCTTCCTGCGCTTCCTGCCTGAGCTGCACAAAACAG ggACCTTCAAGCTACAGAAGACGGACCTGCGGAAGGAGGGCTTTGACCCAACAGCTGTGAAAGACCCACTGTTCTACCTGGACGTCCGGAAGCGCCGCTATGTCCCTCTGGACCAAGAGGCCTACACTCGCATCCAGGCAGGCGAGGAGAAGCTGTGA